A genomic window from Salvia hispanica cultivar TCC Black 2014 chromosome 5, UniMelb_Shisp_WGS_1.0, whole genome shotgun sequence includes:
- the LOC125190361 gene encoding 40S ribosomal protein S12-like: MSGEEPVVVDTPVAAAAPTLGEPMDIMTALQLVLKKSLAHGGLVRGLHEAAKAIEKHAALLCVLAEDCDQPDYIKLVKALCSDHNVNLISVASAKTLGEWAGLCKIDSEGKARKVVGAACVVVKDFGEESEGLHIVQEYVKSH, from the exons AGAAGAGCCTGTTGTTGTTGATACCCCAGTGGCTGCGGCGGCTCCCACCCTTGGTGAGCCTATGGATATCATGACTGCTCTGCAGCTTGTGCTCAAGAAGTCGTTGGCACATGGAGGTCTGGTTCGGGGTCTTCATGAGGCCGCAAAGGCCATTGAGAAGCATGCTGCCCTCTTGTGTGTGTTGGCCGAGGACTGTGACCAACCTGACTACATTAAGTTggtcaaagcattgtgttccGATCACAATGTCAACCTTATCTCCGTTGCAAGTGCCAAGACCCTTGGTGAATGGGCCGGT TTGTGCAAGATTGACTCTGAAGGCAAGGCCAGGAAGGTTGTCGGAGCTGCTTGTGTTGTCGTGAAG GATTTTGGTGAGGAGAGTGAAGGGCTTCACATCGTGCAAGAGTATGTGAAGTCTCACTGA